A window of the Catharus ustulatus isolate bCatUst1 chromosome 23, bCatUst1.pri.v2, whole genome shotgun sequence genome harbors these coding sequences:
- the SP6 gene encoding transcription factor Sp6, whose protein sequence is MLTAVCGSLGSQPSDAPRASPTHLDLQPLQPFQPHGPNAPGAPDFSSPLPPPELPLPGPDDAAFGATPGAYDPHGPPRLELPPDGPAAPGAYTKLLPAAPDMAHPYEPWFRPPHPGAPGEEGGGVNWWDLHAGASWMELPPGQGGGLQVPPAHPGLPAGLGGYGGGEHQLCAPPAHLLPPPAQHLLAAEGVKALEGPPEPRGPEGEGGGRPKGARRAVPRGGGQAACRCPNCQEAERGGPCPEGVKRKHLHNCHIPGCGKAYAKTSHLKAHLRWHSGDRPFVCNWLFCGKRFTRSDELQRHLQTHTGAKKFSCPVCGRVFMRSDHLGKHMKTHDGGKEGAEGEGKSAGEASAAKGGKRESEGGTATPTN, encoded by the coding sequence ATGCTGACGGCGGTCTGCGGCTCCCTGGGATCCCAACCCTCGGACGCGCCCCGCGCCTCCCCGACCCACCTGGACCTGCAGCCGCTCCAACCCTTCCAACCCCACGGCCCCAACGCTCCGGGGGCTCCCGACTTCTCCTCGCCGCTTCCCCCGCCCGAGCTGCCGCTACCGGGGCCCGACGACGCCGCTTTCGGTGCCACCCCCGGTGCCTACGACCCGCATGGCCCCCCGAGGTTAGAGCTGCCCCCCgacggccccgccgctcccggagCTTACACCAAGCTGCTGCCGGCCGCCCCGGACATGGCCCATCCTTACGAGCCCTGGTTTCGACCCCCGCACCCCggagctccaggagaggagGGCGGAGGTGTCAACTGGTGGGACCTCCACGCCGGAGCCAGCTGGATGGAGCTGCCCCCCGGGCAGGgtggggggctgcaggtgccCCCCGCTCACCCCGGTTTGCCCGCGGGGTTGGGGGGGTACGGAGGGGGCGAGCACCAGCTCTGCGCGCCCCCCGCCCACCTGCTGCCCCCGCCGGCTCAGCATCTCCTGGCGGCCGAGGGGGTGAAGGCGCTGGAGGGACCCCCGGAGCCTCGGGGGCCGGAGGGGGAGGGCGGGGGGCGGCCGAAAGGAGCCCGGAGAGCCGTGCCCAGGGGCGGGGGGCAAGCCGCGTGCCGCTGCCCCAACTGCCAGGAGGCGGAGAGGGGGGGTCCGTGCCCCGAGGGGGTGAAGCGCAAGCACCTGCACAACTGCCACATTCCCGGCTGCGGGAAGGCGTACGCCAAAACCTCGCACCTGAAAGCCCACCTGCGCTGGCACAGCGGCGACCGGCCCTTCGTGTGCAACTGGCTCTTCTGCGGAAAGCGCTTCACCCGCTCCGACGAGCTCCAGCGGCACCTCCAGACCCACACGGGCGCCAAGAAATTCTCCTGCCCCGTCTGCGGCCGCGTCTTCATGCGCAGCGACCACCTGGGCAAGCACATGAAGACGCACGACGGGGGCAAGGAGGGCGCAGAAGGAGAGGGCAAAAGCGCCGGGGAGGCGTCGGCGGCCAAGGGAGGCAAGAGGGAGTCGGAGGGGGGCACGGCCACCCCCACAAACTGA